The following are from one region of the Advenella mimigardefordensis DPN7 genome:
- a CDS encoding tyrosine-type recombinase/integrase — translation MGRKPTKYTNLPKGMRVRVRKYGTYYYYDKGGSPRVEIALGSDYLLAVQKWAELEQTAPKSVITFKDAFDLFIQKELPSKSDRYQTDILKDRVPLIEFFEDAPLEEIAAVNIRQYLRWRAERAVQWMKERGRKVTKTTGHTRANREIATFSVVFNYAREMGLTNAPNPKQGVKMHSEKSRDVYVEDDLYQRLWDIADPPLRDALDLAYLTGQRPADVVGITDHDIRDGVLYIRQGKTSEKLRFQISPDLQQLIDRIRARRNQYKIVTTYLITNRWGKPVTTRAVSEWLRQARIKAKIGDVEFQVRDLRAKAGTDKADAEQDPRAAQKQLGHKRLATTEIYLRNRRGQKVTPTR, via the coding sequence ATGGGAAGAAAACCGACAAAATACACAAATTTACCAAAGGGAATGCGGGTCCGGGTACGCAAGTACGGCACTTATTACTACTATGACAAGGGTGGCAGCCCCCGCGTTGAAATCGCTCTCGGCTCTGATTATTTACTTGCAGTCCAGAAATGGGCTGAGCTGGAACAGACAGCGCCAAAGTCGGTAATAACTTTCAAGGATGCCTTTGATCTGTTCATTCAGAAAGAGTTGCCGTCAAAATCCGACCGGTATCAAACCGACATTCTTAAAGATCGGGTTCCTTTGATTGAGTTTTTTGAAGATGCGCCGCTGGAAGAAATCGCAGCCGTCAATATCCGTCAGTATCTACGCTGGCGGGCAGAGCGAGCCGTGCAGTGGATGAAGGAACGAGGACGCAAAGTCACAAAAACGACCGGGCATACGCGGGCAAATCGTGAGATTGCGACATTTTCAGTTGTGTTCAATTACGCCCGTGAAATGGGGTTAACGAACGCTCCCAATCCGAAGCAAGGCGTCAAGATGCACTCTGAGAAATCCCGTGACGTATACGTCGAGGATGACCTGTATCAGAGGCTATGGGATATTGCTGACCCTCCATTACGGGACGCTCTGGATCTGGCCTATCTGACCGGCCAGCGCCCCGCCGATGTGGTAGGCATTACCGATCATGACATTCGAGATGGGGTGCTGTACATCCGCCAAGGCAAGACCTCAGAAAAACTGCGCTTCCAAATCAGCCCTGACCTGCAGCAATTGATCGACCGCATCCGGGCGCGCCGTAATCAGTACAAAATCGTCACCACCTACCTGATTACGAACCGATGGGGCAAGCCAGTAACGACCCGGGCGGTGTCAGAATGGCTCAGGCAAGCCCGAATTAAGGCCAAAATAGGTGATGTAGAGTTTCAGGTTCGTGACCTGCGCGCCAAGGCCGGGACGGACAAAGCGGACGCCGAGCAAGACCCTCGGGCAGCCCAGAAACAACTCGGGCATAAACGCCTTGCAACCACTGAAATATATCTGCGTAATCGCCGGGGTCAGAAGGTCACCCCTACCCGCTAA
- a CDS encoding DUF4224 domain-containing protein: MFLTDDELKELTGICRGKDGHTLHQLQIDWLRKQGIPFYENARNRPVVVREVLTNRKITEPARPKWTPKVLSMG; encoded by the coding sequence ATGTTTCTGACCGATGATGAATTGAAGGAATTGACCGGCATTTGTCGCGGCAAAGACGGCCACACCCTGCATCAATTGCAGATCGACTGGCTGCGCAAGCAAGGCATTCCCTTCTATGAAAATGCCCGCAATAGGCCAGTTGTTGTCAGGGAAGTGCTGACAAACCGTAAAATAACCGAACCTGCCCGCCCGAAATGGACGCCAAAGGTGTTAAGCATGGGGTGA
- a CDS encoding RtcB family protein, with protein MEEHHNFALAAGVFVHNCGMNAVRLSLKASDLPDSLTAIRRQIERDVPLGAGGGHKRESDRDANLRRLPVMPNERVQDIIADKIVGSMPKLFDKISAQLGTLGSGNHFIEICIDENQDVWVMLHSGSRGIGNMIGTHFISKAKKTMEKYHIHLPDGDLAYIPEDTEDFQDYMDAVQWAQDYALENRKVMMEKVIAALRLTIPKDFTITQEAINCHHNYVEKENHFGKNLWVTRKGAIRARDGDLGIIPGSMGQKSYIVRGKGELQSYCSCSHGAGRQMSRAKARQTFTLDDLRKQTEGVECRKDDAVLDEIPGAYKDIDTVMANQTDLVEVLHTLKQVMCVKGN; from the coding sequence GTGGAAGAGCATCATAACTTTGCGCTGGCTGCAGGCGTGTTCGTGCATAACTGCGGCATGAATGCGGTTCGACTGTCCCTGAAAGCGTCAGACCTGCCTGACTCTTTGACGGCGATCCGCCGCCAGATCGAACGCGACGTTCCTCTGGGCGCTGGCGGCGGTCATAAGCGAGAAAGCGACCGTGATGCGAACCTGCGTCGGCTCCCGGTCATGCCTAACGAGCGCGTTCAGGACATCATAGCAGACAAGATCGTCGGCTCCATGCCGAAGCTGTTCGATAAGATTAGCGCCCAGCTCGGCACTCTCGGGTCAGGCAACCATTTCATTGAAATCTGTATCGACGAGAATCAGGACGTGTGGGTCATGCTGCACTCAGGTTCTCGTGGGATCGGTAACATGATCGGGACACACTTCATTTCGAAGGCAAAGAAAACGATGGAGAAATACCATATTCACTTGCCTGACGGTGACCTTGCCTATATCCCAGAAGATACCGAAGACTTTCAAGACTACATGGACGCAGTCCAGTGGGCGCAGGATTATGCCCTTGAAAACCGTAAGGTCATGATGGAGAAGGTGATTGCGGCGCTTCGCCTGACTATCCCCAAGGATTTCACGATCACTCAGGAAGCGATCAACTGTCACCACAACTATGTGGAGAAAGAAAACCACTTCGGCAAGAACCTTTGGGTGACCCGTAAAGGGGCTATTCGCGCCCGTGACGGCGATTTAGGAATCATCCCCGGGTCTATGGGTCAAAAAAGCTACATCGTACGCGGCAAGGGCGAATTGCAGTCTTATTGTTCGTGCTCCCACGGCGCAGGTCGCCAGATGTCCCGAGCCAAGGCCCGCCAGACCTTCACACTTGACGACCTGCGCAAGCAAACGGAAGGCGTAGAGTGTCGCAAGGATGACGCAGTTCTTGATGAAATCCCTGGAGCCTATAAGGACATCGACACCGTTATGGCGAATCAAACTGATCTGGTTGAGGTGCTGCATACCTTGAAACAGGTCATGTGCGTGAAGGGGAATTAA
- a CDS encoding ead/Ea22-like family protein yields MTPEKLDALYALAKKATPGPWEAFNDTVLVEDETAENEIAYFCGYEYNEDTVQVDAAYVAAASPDVITALIDRVRELEAERTELRKALSLAACELDVLGRELEQVHDEVPHIVGCLPAPDVLPAVRAALNKEPT; encoded by the coding sequence ATGACCCCCGAAAAACTCGATGCACTGTATGCGTTGGCGAAGAAGGCTACTCCGGGGCCGTGGGAAGCGTTTAACGACACGGTATTGGTTGAAGATGAAACTGCCGAGAACGAAATCGCCTACTTTTGTGGGTATGAATACAACGAAGATACTGTTCAGGTGGATGCCGCATATGTCGCCGCCGCCTCCCCTGATGTTATCACCGCCCTAATCGACAGGGTGCGGGAGTTGGAGGCAGAACGCACGGAGTTGCGAAAAGCGCTCTCACTGGCAGCATGCGAACTTGATGTGCTGGGCAGGGAGTTGGAGCAAGTCCACGACGAGGTTCCGCATATTGTTGGGTGCTTGCCTGCGCCCGATGTTTTACCCGCCGTCCGCGCAGCACTTAATAAGGAACCGACATGA
- a CDS encoding DUF551 domain-containing protein, translating to MTQDKWISVDDRLPLSEQMIVVMRRNGRPFAGVYSEKKEYCIDRHTGHFVCGFTHWMPLQPPGDHP from the coding sequence ATGACACAGGATAAATGGATCAGCGTCGATGATCGTCTGCCATTGTCTGAGCAGATGATTGTCGTTATGCGACGTAACGGAAGGCCATTCGCTGGAGTGTATTCAGAGAAAAAGGAATATTGCATAGACCGCCATACAGGGCATTTCGTGTGCGGATTTACTCACTGGATGCCTTTACAACCTCCCGGAGACCACCCATGA
- a CDS encoding single-stranded DNA-binding protein, with amino-acid sequence MAINVWTFTGNIGRDAEQRFTPAGDSIVSFPVATQAGFGEKAITTWARCSIFGKRGDSVLPYLNKGQQVAVSGELAAREWENKDGIKQTSIEVRVNDLQLIGKRDDGQQQAPQQRQQAPAKPSGGADEMSDIPF; translated from the coding sequence ATGGCTATTAACGTATGGACTTTCACGGGCAATATCGGCAGGGATGCAGAGCAGCGGTTTACGCCAGCAGGTGATTCAATCGTTTCTTTCCCTGTCGCGACACAGGCCGGGTTTGGCGAAAAGGCGATCACAACATGGGCGCGCTGCTCGATCTTCGGAAAGCGCGGGGATTCAGTATTGCCCTACTTGAACAAAGGCCAGCAAGTGGCAGTTTCAGGGGAATTGGCTGCTCGGGAATGGGAGAACAAGGACGGTATTAAACAGACCAGTATTGAAGTGCGCGTCAACGATCTGCAGCTTATTGGCAAGCGGGATGACGGGCAACAGCAGGCACCACAACAACGCCAGCAAGCTCCAGCAAAGCCATCTGGCGGCGCCGATGAAATGTCGGACATCCCTTTCTAG
- a CDS encoding flotillin family protein has product MKRIVSHAKQQRQPPRQQEAKAQAERDAAIKREADAKAAMERRELELKLQAEKAEREKQEAINRAAQEQAAAEERQKQAVEAERKRQADEIARQEAEAKAREADKKHKASVNRAAMEAFIAGGMTEDCAKQAVTLIAKGQIPGVKISY; this is encoded by the coding sequence ATGAAAAGGATCGTATCGCACGCGAAGCAGCAGAGGCAGCCACCAAGGCAGCAGGAAGCGAAAGCGCAGGCCGAACGTGATGCCGCGATCAAACGTGAGGCAGACGCCAAGGCTGCAATGGAACGCCGGGAACTGGAACTAAAGCTACAGGCCGAGAAGGCAGAGCGCGAGAAGCAGGAAGCCATCAACCGCGCCGCTCAGGAACAAGCAGCAGCCGAGGAACGCCAGAAGCAGGCAGTCGAGGCCGAACGCAAGCGTCAGGCAGACGAAATCGCCCGGCAGGAAGCGGAGGCAAAAGCGCGGGAGGCGGACAAGAAACATAAGGCGTCCGTCAATCGTGCGGCAATGGAAGCCTTTATCGCTGGCGGCATGACCGAGGATTGCGCCAAACAGGCCGTAACGTTGATCGCCAAGGGTCAGATCCCGGGCGTGAAAATCTCATACTGA
- a CDS encoding acetyltransferase — MRIRPVHPSEYEQLVCIWEASVKETHDFLTPSDIQELRAPLLEEWLPAVTLKACVSKDGLILGFSGVHSRKLEMLFLAPDVRGQGAGRLLLEDAIVNMSVRSVDVNEQNEQAVGFYKHMGFEVFDRSPVDSQGKPFPLLHMRLSNG; from the coding sequence ATGAGGATTCGTCCTGTTCACCCCTCTGAATATGAGCAATTGGTGTGTATATGGGAAGCGTCAGTGAAAGAAACCCATGATTTCCTCACACCTTCCGATATACAGGAGCTTCGTGCGCCATTGCTCGAAGAATGGCTTCCAGCCGTTACATTAAAAGCTTGTGTAAGCAAAGATGGCCTCATATTAGGGTTCTCTGGGGTACATTCAAGAAAATTGGAAATGTTGTTCCTTGCTCCTGATGTGCGTGGGCAAGGTGCGGGAAGGCTTCTTTTAGAAGATGCTATTGTCAACATGTCAGTGCGTTCCGTGGATGTGAACGAACAGAATGAGCAGGCGGTGGGTTTCTACAAACATATGGGATTTGAAGTGTTTGACAGATCTCCTGTAGATAGCCAAGGCAAGCCTTTTCCATTACTTCACATGCGACTCTCCAACGGATAA
- a CDS encoding helix-turn-helix domain-containing protein, translated as MDKITDLFSEFEKLDSYWESRAQHEFSLKIYQIMKEDNLNQAQVSKLLGVSAPYISSLLSGDRNLSLKTMVKYARKLNRILSVELLKEKSEDLSSFDFLGESDPHYAKLQDDGFLASLKTNRMNAANDQEFSTQFVSTSNGKYSIAG; from the coding sequence GTGGATAAAATTACCGACTTGTTCAGCGAATTTGAGAAGCTGGATTCATATTGGGAATCAAGAGCACAGCATGAATTTTCACTGAAAATTTACCAAATAATGAAGGAAGATAATCTGAACCAAGCACAGGTTTCTAAGTTGCTAGGAGTTTCCGCCCCATATATTTCCAGCCTTTTGTCTGGCGATAGAAATCTGTCACTTAAAACGATGGTGAAGTATGCTCGAAAGCTTAACCGGATTCTTTCAGTGGAGCTGCTCAAGGAGAAATCTGAGGATCTCAGTAGCTTCGACTTTTTAGGCGAATCAGATCCTCATTATGCAAAGCTCCAAGACGATGGCTTTCTGGCTTCGCTGAAAACCAATCGAATGAATGCCGCAAATGATCAAGAATTCTCCACTCAATTTGTATCGACCTCTAATGGCAAATACTCTATAGCTGGATGA
- a CDS encoding helix-turn-helix domain-containing protein, producing the protein MNKLYTSLSCIASHSCIDTSCSCVFNMAMSTLSDRIKHYRTKSGLSLEKVADRLGVSYQTVQQWEKGDTTPRASRFQKIAAALNTTPENLVGTRSVIDTVERALSDWPFKRVTQRDLERLPPEILEDVEDYIQMKLSKLPDDERKSAA; encoded by the coding sequence ATGAATAAATTATATACAAGCCTCTCTTGTATAGCAAGTCATTCTTGTATTGATACAAGTTGTTCTTGCGTGTTCAATATGGCTATGAGTACACTTAGCGATCGAATCAAGCACTACCGGACGAAAAGCGGCCTTTCGTTGGAAAAGGTTGCGGATAGGCTCGGGGTGAGTTACCAAACCGTCCAGCAATGGGAAAAGGGAGATACGACGCCGCGTGCGAGCCGATTCCAGAAAATTGCAGCTGCACTGAACACAACGCCCGAAAATTTAGTTGGCACTAGAAGCGTTATAGATACAGTAGAACGTGCGCTTTCAGACTGGCCTTTCAAACGGGTTACGCAGCGCGATTTGGAGAGACTGCCGCCGGAGATTTTGGAAGATGTCGAAGACTATATTCAGATGAAACTATCGAAATTACCTGATGACGAACGCAAAAGCGCGGCGTAG
- a CDS encoding Rha family transcriptional regulator, with protein MNHELVNKNESGELVTTSMAIALGTSNDHASVIKLVREYKLDLEEFGLLDFKSESSGGRPTEYAVLNEQQATLLITYMRNSEIVRTFKKRLVKAFYELRSSKTELSRIELLTMALAAEQEKIQLAYERDEAVATKAEIGSRREATAMNTASQAAKKAKALETQLDRSKQYATVKRMEMLYHGQKFNWRHLKSTGTEMGIPAIDIFDANYGTVKAYHADVWMEAYALSIEAEAA; from the coding sequence ATGAATCACGAACTTGTAAATAAAAACGAATCCGGTGAATTGGTTACTACCAGTATGGCAATCGCCTTGGGTACGAGTAATGACCATGCCAGCGTTATCAAGCTGGTCAGGGAATACAAGCTGGATCTGGAGGAATTTGGACTTCTGGATTTCAAATCCGAAAGTTCTGGTGGTCGTCCTACGGAGTATGCAGTGCTAAATGAGCAGCAAGCTACGTTGCTTATTACCTACATGCGCAATTCAGAAATAGTGCGGACGTTCAAAAAGCGCTTGGTCAAGGCGTTCTATGAGCTGCGGTCGTCCAAGACAGAACTATCCAGAATCGAATTGCTCACCATGGCGCTGGCTGCTGAGCAAGAAAAAATCCAGCTTGCCTATGAGCGAGACGAAGCAGTAGCAACCAAGGCAGAGATTGGGTCCCGCCGTGAGGCTACAGCAATGAACACCGCCAGCCAGGCCGCAAAGAAAGCCAAGGCACTGGAAACCCAGCTTGACCGCTCCAAGCAGTACGCCACTGTGAAGCGCATGGAAATGCTGTATCACGGGCAAAAGTTCAACTGGCGCCACCTGAAGAGCACCGGAACGGAAATGGGTATTCCAGCCATTGACATATTCGATGCCAACTATGGGACTGTGAAGGCATATCACGCTGATGTATGGATGGAAGCCTATGCGCTGTCTATTGAAGCGGAGGCAGCGTAA
- a CDS encoding YdaU family protein — MNYYQHHIGDYRRDTSHLSLLEHGIYRQLIDLYYMEEKPIPKETQWVMRRLSAKTQEEQDAVKNVLNDFFELSEDGYSHRRCDSEIDQYHQKAEKNRENGKKGGRPAKNKPVDNQSDTEAQNPEKPSGFISESESKANETLTNNHKPLTNIYSAPESEADIPDGPAKRKSKPTVTLKTFMENCKANGEPVIADYQPLLTYAGSVNLPEEMLVLCWEEFKVRYLPDGPSAAKRYKDWRIVFLTAVKENWLKIWWVEPDGTYSLTTRGKQAEMAHREAA; from the coding sequence TTGAACTACTACCAACACCACATAGGCGACTACAGGAGGGATACGTCCCACCTGAGTCTGCTTGAGCATGGAATCTATCGCCAGCTTATCGACCTGTACTACATGGAAGAAAAGCCAATACCGAAAGAAACCCAGTGGGTTATGCGTCGGTTATCAGCAAAAACCCAAGAAGAACAGGATGCAGTCAAAAACGTACTGAACGACTTCTTTGAGCTGTCCGAAGATGGGTATTCACATCGTCGTTGTGACTCTGAGATTGATCAGTATCACCAGAAAGCAGAGAAAAACCGAGAGAACGGTAAGAAAGGTGGCCGTCCTGCGAAAAATAAACCTGTTGATAATCAATCTGATACAGAAGCACAAAACCCAGAAAAACCCAGTGGGTTTATTTCGGAAAGCGAATCAAAAGCGAATGAAACCCTAACCAATAACCATAAACCATTAACCAATATATATTCCGCCCCGGAATCCGAGGCGGACATTCCTGATGGTCCTGCAAAACGAAAAAGCAAACCAACTGTCACCCTGAAAACTTTCATGGAGAACTGCAAGGCGAATGGTGAACCGGTGATTGCTGACTACCAACCGCTATTGACGTATGCCGGCAGTGTCAATCTCCCCGAGGAAATGCTCGTCCTGTGCTGGGAAGAGTTCAAGGTTCGCTATCTGCCTGATGGTCCATCTGCCGCCAAGCGGTACAAGGACTGGCGCATCGTGTTCCTGACTGCCGTGAAGGAGAACTGGTTGAAAATTTGGTGGGTTGAACCAGATGGCACTTACTCGCTGACCACTCGCGGCAAGCAAGCTGAAATGGCGCATAGGGAGGCAGCATGA